The genomic window GAACAATGATGAAATAGAGTATTTTGAAATGGAACGCCCCGAGAAGGAATGGGTGAAGAAGCTCAAGAAGATTCCGATATTGAGGGGCAACGTGGCAATCATAGAGTCCAGCATCTATGGCATGAAGCATATGGAATTTGCGACTGACCGCTTTGAGAGGGCACCGGAGGATGACGGGGAGATTGCACAGGAGAAGCAGGAGGCCAACACGGCCAAAATCGTCCTTTCCACAGTGATTGTAGGAATACTCTCATTCCTCGTAGGGAAGTTCCTCTTCACCCTGATCCCCGTCTTCATCGCCGAAGTGTTTTCCGGAATCGTCACATCACATGCCGGACAGGTATTTTTGGAGTCCTTCTTCAAACTGATCCTGCTGCTCGTCTATATCTATGTGATTTCGATGACACCGATGATCAGGCGGCTCTTCCAGTACCATGGTGCAGAGCATAAGGTGATCAACACCTTTGAAGGTGAAAAGGAGCTGACAATCGATAATGTCCAGGCACATTCCCGCCTGCATTACCGATGCGGGAGTTCCTTCATCCTCTTC from Salinicoccus sp. RF5 includes these protein-coding regions:
- a CDS encoding DUF1385 domain-containing protein; translated protein: MDKPKFGGQAVVEGVMFQSQNSMVTAIRRNNDEIEYFEMERPEKEWVKKLKKIPILRGNVAIIESSIYGMKHMEFATDRFERAPEDDGEIAQEKQEANTAKIVLSTVIVGILSFLVGKFLFTLIPVFIAEVFSGIVTSHAGQVFLESFFKLILLLVYIYVISMTPMIRRLFQYHGAEHKVINTFEGEKELTIDNVQAHSRLHYRCGSSFILFTVLVGFVVYMFVPVDPLYVRVLNRIALIPVVIGLSFEFLQFTNRVRHIPVLKWLGIPGLMLQLLTTKQPDDHQVEVAIKSFNKLLRSV